In Bacteroidota bacterium, the DNA window ATGTCCTTGCCGGATCAGACATATAGAGAGAATAGAGCAGACGGTGCTGCTCCTGCCAAGCGTCGTTACGCCTCTGCGTTTCTCGATCATCTCGTTCGGAACCGGATCATTTCAGAGAAGATTGCGGGCGACGTATCCGATCATATCCAGGAACAAAAAGGAAACGAAAAACGCCGCATGGTCGATATTCTGGCCGAAGAGTATGAGGTTTCCAAGGATGTGTTGGCCAGGGAACTTGCGCAGTTCTACTCGTTCCGGATTATTGACAGCAAGGAAAGGAGTCTGCGAAGGCTCGATAATCAAACCATTTTGAAACTAGTTGAAGGCTTGGCGCCGCCGGCATATCGTGTTGTTATGAGGCACAAAGTGCTTCCCTTCGAAACTGCCGAGGGCCAGCCGGACAAGTTGTTGGTTGTGACACCCAATCCGACGGACAGGGAAGTGAGTGAGGCCGCCCGAGCCTTTCCCTACGCCAAACACGAAATTTGCTACATGAAAGAGGCAGATTGGGATGAATTCTGGCAACAAGTATCACAGTCAAAGAGCACAACCTCGTTGGGGGCAGCCTCGGCCGGCAACGGGATGTTCGAGGAGAATGATTCGGAACTCGATAGCGCCCTCGAACGCGAAATTGACAGCAGCCAACTCATCAATCTGGTGAACAATATATTCACTGATGCCGTGCGTATCGGTGCGAGCGATATTCACATAGTGCCGAAGGGTTCCCGCAAAACCGAAATTAGCTTCCGCATCGACGGGGAGCTAACAACATGGTACACTGTTGAAGATACCCGGGCTGAAGCAGTCGTTGCCGTTGTGAAGGGACGCGGCCTCGGCCTTGACCGTTTCGAGAGAATGGCCGCTCAGGACGGTCAGGCACAGAAGGTGGTAGACGATCAGGTAGTCCGCTTCCGCATGTCTGTTCTTCCCATTATTTCCAAGGAAATGGCGGGAAAATTTGAATCTATGGTCATCCGAATTCTGAAAGATGCCCATGCATCGGTTTCGCTCGAATCCATCGGGTTGGATCCGTACTCGCTCGAGATGTTCCGCGAGGCAATCAACAAGCCTCACGGCATTGTCATTCTCACCGGACCAACGGGAAGCGGAAAAAGCACGACACTTGTCGCGGCTCTCCGGTCGGTAATGAACCCGTCCGTTTGCACAATAACGGTTGAAGATCCGGTGGAGTATTTGATTGAAGGTGCACGCCAGGTAAAGCTCAACCACAAGCTCTCGTTCGACGACGCTATCAGGGCCATTCTCCGTCACGATCCCGATATCATCATGGTGGGTGAAATTCGCGATCGCGCAACTGCTGATATCGCCATCAAATTGGCAAATACCGGCCACCTGACATTTTCCACGCTGCACACAAACGATGCGGCCAGTGTGGTATCACGATTATTCAAGATCGGTGTCGAACCGTTCCTGATTGCACAAGCGCTGAATATTGTTGTCGCGCAGCGTCTTGTCCGCAAACTGTGCGAAAAATGCAAACGACCGGTACACAAGAACGAGTTGAATCACACAATGCTTGTGAAATACGGATTTGAGGAGGCAGATATACTGAACACGGTGTTCTTCGAGCCGGTCGGCTGCCCGCATTGCGTCGGGGGATTCAAAGGACGCAGTGCCATACACGAAACGCTGTATATTTCTCCGGAAATCCGGGAAATCATCATCGACAGCGGTGAAAAAATTGATTTGGATGCGATTCAGCGTACAGCAATCAAACATGGCATGCGAACGTTGCGACAATCAGGATTAGAATTGGCGAAACAGGGCGTGAGCAGTATCGACGAAGTCGTAAACGCAACAACGAGGGATTGAAAGTTTGTAATGGAAAAACTGACTCAAGAGAAGTCAAAATTTCCTCATGCTGCGGTGAGATGATGGTATTGCCGCATATTTTGGGGCGAATCGTCAACATGGAATTCTGGCATAACCGTTGAAAGAACCATAGTCAACAGAAACGAAAGAACAACCTGAAGCAAGTTTTCAAACCAACAACCATAATCCACAACTAACAATCAAAGGGGAGATATACCATGGGCCAGCAACAACTTCTTCTGATCATTCTTGGCGTGATCGTCGTCGGTATCGCCGTTGCAGTCGGTATCACAATGTTCCAGGACAACGCCGTGTCCGCTAACCGCGATGCAGTCACAAACGACCTTGTGAATCTTGCGTCACGTGCACAGCAATTCTATCGTCGCCCGCAAGCGCTTGGCGGCGGTGGCAATTCGTTCGTCGGCCTGACAGCCAATGCAGCCGGTCTCGCAAAGTTGACCTCAAAGTCGGCAAACGCGAACGGTTCATATGCAATTACGACAGCCGGTACAACAACAACTGTTGTGTTGCAGGGTACGGGTGTCGAGAAGGGAGTGGATGGTAATCCCATCAGCATTACGATGAGTGTTTTTGCCGACAGCACATATGTTTCGCAGGCTAACTAACGCCGAACATTCTGCGGGCTTCCAGCAATGGAGGCCCGGGTCGTTAATAGATGTAACAGTTCGGGCGTGCGTACAGGC includes these proteins:
- a CDS encoding type II/IV secretion system protein; the protein is MPDQTYRENRADGAAPAKRRYASAFLDHLVRNRIISEKIAGDVSDHIQEQKGNEKRRMVDILAEEYEVSKDVLARELAQFYSFRIIDSKERSLRRLDNQTILKLVEGLAPPAYRVVMRHKVLPFETAEGQPDKLLVVTPNPTDREVSEAARAFPYAKHEICYMKEADWDEFWQQVSQSKSTTSLGAASAGNGMFEENDSELDSALEREIDSSQLINLVNNIFTDAVRIGASDIHIVPKGSRKTEISFRIDGELTTWYTVEDTRAEAVVAVVKGRGLGLDRFERMAAQDGQAQKVVDDQVVRFRMSVLPIISKEMAGKFESMVIRILKDAHASVSLESIGLDPYSLEMFREAINKPHGIVILTGPTGSGKSTTLVAALRSVMNPSVCTITVEDPVEYLIEGARQVKLNHKLSFDDAIRAILRHDPDIIMVGEIRDRATADIAIKLANTGHLTFSTLHTNDAASVVSRLFKIGVEPFLIAQALNIVVAQRLVRKLCEKCKRPVHKNELNHTMLVKYGFEEADILNTVFFEPVGCPHCVGGFKGRSAIHETLYISPEIREIIIDSGEKIDLDAIQRTAIKHGMRTLRQSGLELAKQGVSSIDEVVNATTRD